GCCGAAGATGCTGGTGATCAGCCGCTCGAAGCGACCCAAGATGGCGTTGACGATCCCCGAGAGGATCTCCCAAACGCGTTCCAGAATGTCCATGTTCTCTACGGGTAAGCAGTTGCCGCCACGGCCAGGCGGGTCGACGGGGCGCCTTGGGCGGTAGGTTGGTTCAGCTGGGCTGGGACGCCGAAGGGGGGCGTCGGCGCAGCTCTGCCGGGCCCCGGGGCGTCCGGGGGGCGCAGATTCGCGCAACTCCTAGCAGCGCAGAAGTTTATTGCGATTGGGGGAGGGGGTCAAGGTGAACGGCCTGCACCGCCTGCAACGACGTTTCCGCCTGCGCCACAAGCTATTCGCGTCTGCTAGCGGCCTCTTGCGCTGCTGCGCCGTCCCCGGACCTAGTTTTCACTTGTTGGAACGGCCCTCCCGCGCCCCCAATCAGCCCCGAGCGAACCGATGAGCACGAAGAAACTCAACAAGCGCCAAACCCACTTTATCGACCCCGAGGTGCAGGGCGCCCTGAGCCGGCGGATTGTCCTGCAGTGGGTGTTGTTCACCGCGGTCTCGGCGCTGATGGCCTTCGCCCTGACCTGGATGGGCGACCCGTTCGTCCCGGTGCAGGACGTGCTGGTCGAGACCTGGTGGCGGTACGCGCCGCTGCTCTTGGTGCTGGTCTGCATGCTGCCCATCTTCGTGATGGACACGATCAAGCTCTCCAACCGGTTCACCGGGCCGGTCTACCGCCTGCGGCAGGTCGCCCGCAAGCTGGCCGCCGGCGAGCGGCCGGAGAAGGTCGAGTTCCGCGGCGGCGACTTCTGGCGCGGCCTGGCCGACGACATGAACCAGGTGATCAAGCGGGTGGCCGAAGTCGAGGACGCCCGCCAGGCCGACTCCGAGGCGCAGCCCGCCGGCGGCGCCTGATCCGACCGAGCCCCACCCCGACCCCCGCCGCACCCGGGACCGACCCATGCCCCCCCAACCGACCCCCACACCGACCCGCCGCCGACGCGGCGTCGCGGCGACCGAGTTCGCCGTCTGCCTGCCGATGCTCATGCTGCTGCTCCTGGGGATGCTGGAGTGCTGCACCATGATCTTCCTGAAGCAGTCGCTGGCGGTGGCCGCCTACGAGGGCGCGCACACCGCGCTGGCGCCGGGCGCCACCGACGCCGACGTCCAGGCCGCCTGCACCGGCATCCTGAACGACCGCCGCGTTGTTGGCGGCGCGGCCCAGATCCTGCCCGGCCCGCTCTCGTCGCTAAGCGAGGGCGACTACGTGCAGGTCCAGGTCACCGCGCCCACGGACGCCAACGCCATCCTGCCGGCGCGGTTCTTCCGCGGCCGCGTGCTGCAGTCGACCGCCACCATGATGAAGGAGCTGTGAGAGCGATGCTCCCAAGCCAACCCAAGCCAAGCCGCCGCGGCGCCGTGATGGTGCTGGTGGCCGTGCTGCTGCCGGTCTTCGCGCTGATGGCCGCCTTCGCGATCGACGTCGCGTGGATGCAGCTGGTCCGCACCGAGCTGCGGACCGCCACCGACGCCGCCGCCCGCGCCGGCGCCAAGACGCTGTCGATGCGCCAGAACGTGGCGGTCGCCCGGGCCGCCGCCCGCGACGCCGCGCTCCGCAACCCGGTGGCGGGGCAGCCGCTGCAGATCAACGACGCCGACGTGCAGTTCGGCCTGTCGACCGAGAACGCCGCCGGACGGTTCGTGTTCGCCAACGGCGGCGACCCGATCAACGCCGTGCACGTCGACGGCCTCCGCACCGCGGGGTCGGCGGCCGGGCCGGTGAACCTGTTCTTCGGCGGGCTGCTGGGCGTGAACACGTTCCAGCCCGTCTCGACCGCGACCTCCACCATGCTGGACCGCGACATCGTGCTGGTGATCGACCGTTCCGGGTCGATGGGCCTCCGCGAGACCGACCGCGGCACCGGCAACGGGCAGAACTGCGGCCCGCTGCGGCTGAACACCCGCTTCGCGGCGCTCAACCTGGCGGTGGCCGCGTTCATGGCCGAGCTCGACCTCACGTTCCCCAACGAGCAGGTGGCGCTAGTCAGCTACAGCAGCCGCAACCGCGTGAGCTGCCGCGGTGGCAACCTGAACTTTGACGTCGCGGACACGCGGGTCGCGCTGACCGACAACTACGCGGCCGTCACCGGCGAGATGGACGCGTTCATGCAGAACGGCATCGGCGGCAGCACCGCCATCGGCGAGGGGCTGGCCGAAGGCCTCCGCGCCATGAACGGCCCCAACGCCCGCCCGTTCGCGTTGAAAACCATCGTGCTGATGACCGACGGCCTGCACAACTCGGGCTTCGAGCCGATCATCCCCGCCCGCACCGCGGCCAGCAACGACATCACCGTCCACACCGTCACGTTCAGCCCGGGCGCCGACCAGGCGCGGATGCGGGCCGTGGCCGCCGCCACTGGCGGGCGGCACTTCCACGCCGACACCACCGCCGACCTGAGCGCCGTGTTCCGGGAGATCGCCCGCACGCTGCCGGTCCTGCTGACAGAGTAGTCTTGTTCTCACCCCAAGGGGGAGGGAGAGCAACGAAGCCGCGGATCGCGG
This portion of the Posidoniimonas corsicana genome encodes:
- a CDS encoding TadE/TadG family type IV pilus assembly protein, whose amino-acid sequence is MPPQPTPTPTRRRRGVAATEFAVCLPMLMLLLLGMLECCTMIFLKQSLAVAAYEGAHTALAPGATDADVQAACTGILNDRRVVGGAAQILPGPLSSLSEGDYVQVQVTAPTDANAILPARFFRGRVLQSTATMMKEL
- a CDS encoding vWA domain-containing protein; the protein is MLPSQPKPSRRGAVMVLVAVLLPVFALMAAFAIDVAWMQLVRTELRTATDAAARAGAKTLSMRQNVAVARAAARDAALRNPVAGQPLQINDADVQFGLSTENAAGRFVFANGGDPINAVHVDGLRTAGSAAGPVNLFFGGLLGVNTFQPVSTATSTMLDRDIVLVIDRSGSMGLRETDRGTGNGQNCGPLRLNTRFAALNLAVAAFMAELDLTFPNEQVALVSYSSRNRVSCRGGNLNFDVADTRVALTDNYAAVTGEMDAFMQNGIGGSTAIGEGLAEGLRAMNGPNARPFALKTIVLMTDGLHNSGFEPIIPARTAASNDITVHTVTFSPGADQARMRAVAAATGGRHFHADTTADLSAVFREIARTLPVLLTE